One genomic window of Panicum hallii strain FIL2 chromosome 6, PHallii_v3.1, whole genome shotgun sequence includes the following:
- the LOC112898398 gene encoding uncharacterized protein LOC112898398 → MSWWRRRARRRQQVEDEDTVDIEMSVTIILCTTEDEQRRRSSFVGCRFIPRDRFSGYHRLMVDYFAHVPVFAEDIFRRRYCAILIVIVFSVVHLVHGFTCTSPAVRFRMCKAMFLDISNDLNQDFEYFQRWSNHAGVPGFAIIQKVTAAVRMLAYGGAADMFDEYVRMRESTMIECLNHFTRAVIEKYGDTYRRQPNDDDIARLLHKAEQRGFPGMLGSIDCMHWEWEKCPTSWHGQYRGHHKKPTIILEAVASYDRWMWHAFFGMPGSCNDINVLHRSPVFDSIASGTGPPVTYFVNGNEYNMGYYLADGIYPSWATLINGVPRPQSNKHKYFTQKQSEYRKDVECAFGRIQSMWGIMKGPARLWNPVDLNCIVECVVILNNMGIQYEANMEHISNEEYQSFSDEATISLPGTRNISEIARLIEGHKLIQSRAANEELKADLIEHVWNFNGST, encoded by the coding sequence ATGTCGTGGTGGAGAAGGCGAGCCCGTCGACGCCAGCAAGTGGAGGACGAGGACACCGTAGACATCGAGATGAGTGTGACCATTATCCTGTGCACCACCGAAGACGAGCAGCGGCGACGCAGCTCCTTCGTCGGGTGTAGATTCATTCCAAGAGATAGGTTCTCTGGTTACCACCGGCTCATGGTCGATTATTTCGCACATGTTCCTGTCTTTGCAGAGGACATCTTCCGTAGAAGGTATTGTGCAATCCTGATTGTCATAGTCTTCTCCGTTGTACACCTCGTTCATGGGTTCACTTGTACTTCACCTGCTGTCAGGTTCCGAATGTGCAAAGCCATGTTCCTAGACATCAGCAACGACCTTAATcaagatttcgagtacttccaAAGGTGGTCAAACCATGCCGGGGTGCCTGGTTTCGCAATAATTCAAAAGGTAACAGCTGCGGTTCGTATGCTTGCTTACGGTGGTGCTGCAGATATGTTTGATGAGTATGTTAGAATGAGGGAGAGCACCATGATCGAGTGCTTAAACCATTTCACTAGAGCAGTGATAGAGAAGTATGGAGACACTTACCGTAGACAGCCAAATGACGATGACATTGCTAGGTTATTGCACAAAGCTGAACAAAGAGGCTTCCCTGGTATGCTAGGTAGTATAGATTGCATGCATTGGGAGTGGGAGAAGTGTCCAACTTCATGGCATGGACAGTACCGAGGGCACCATAAGAAACCCACCATTATTCTTGAAGCAGTTGCAAGCTATGATAGGTGGATGTGGCATGCATTTTTTGGAATGCCTGGGTCTTGCAATGATATCAATGTTCTTCATCGTTCCCCTGTTTTTGATAGCATTGCAAGTGGAACTGGCCCTCCTGTGACTTACTTTGTTAATGGTAATGAGTACAATATGGGTTACTATTTGGCCGATGGCATTTACCCTTCATGGGCAACTCTGATTAATGGTGTACCCAGACCACAAAGCAACAAGCACAAATACTTCACACAGAAGCAATCTGAATATAGGAAAGATGTGGAGTGTGCCTTTGGTCGAATCCAGTCCATGTGGGGGATTATGAAAGGTCCTGCCAGGCTGTGGAACCCTGTTGACCTCAACTGCATTGTGGAGTGCGTTGTGATCCTAAACAACATGGGCATTCAGTATGAGGCCAACATGgaacacatttccaatgaagaGTATCAAAGTTTCAGTGATGAGGCAACTATTTCATTACCTGGTACTCGAAATATTTCAGAGATTGCCAGGTTGATAGAAGGTCACAAGCTCATTCAAAGCCGTGCTGCAAACGAAGAGTTGAAAGCTGACCTCATCGAGCATGTTTGGAATTTCAATGGATCGACCTAG